The Ignavibacteria bacterium genome has a segment encoding these proteins:
- a CDS encoding (d)CMP kinase — MDDKKGIIIAIDGPAGSGKSTTAKHLAEKLDYIYVDTGAMYRAVTHFALQRKINPEFSEKLINLVDRMDFQFVQNGEELLVNGENVSEAIRSPEVSKNVSVYSKISEVRKLLVKKQREFGKRGRIVMEGRDITTTVFPNADLKIFLTAEIDIRAYRRMLELKAKGVELELDDVKLNIESRDKIDSSRDTSPLMITEDSIIIDTTRMSISEQVNAIYEKATAIIKKLKK; from the coding sequence ATGGACGATAAAAAAGGTATAATAATAGCCATTGACGGACCAGCTGGTTCTGGAAAGAGTACAACTGCTAAGCATCTTGCCGAAAAACTTGACTACATTTATGTTGATACAGGAGCAATGTACAGAGCTGTTACGCATTTTGCACTCCAACGGAAAATTAATCCTGAATTTTCAGAGAAACTTATCAATTTGGTGGATAGAATGGATTTTCAATTCGTCCAAAATGGGGAAGAGCTTTTGGTGAATGGAGAAAATGTCAGCGAAGCAATTCGTTCGCCAGAAGTCTCAAAGAATGTAAGTGTTTACAGTAAAATTAGCGAAGTCCGAAAGTTATTAGTTAAAAAACAAAGGGAATTTGGTAAGCGTGGAAGAATTGTAATGGAAGGAAGAGATATTACTACTACCGTATTCCCAAATGCTGACCTTAAAATATTTCTAACTGCCGAGATCGATATACGTGCTTACAGGCGAATGCTTGAATTAAAAGCAAAAGGTGTCGAACTCGAACTAGATGATGTAAAACTTAATATTGAAAGCCGTGACAAGATCGATTCGAGCCGCGACACGAGCCCATTAATGATTACAGAGGATTCAATTATTATTGATACAACAAGAATGAGCATTAGTGAACAAGTTAACGCTATTTATGAGAAAGCTACAGCTATCATTAAGAAATTAAAAAAATAA